One Sulfolobus sp. S-194 DNA segment encodes these proteins:
- a CDS encoding MFS transporter, translating to MKPDDKLTSKHAKWILATFLAWTFDLYDLFSILLVTPYIAELFFPSKVVFLAIAATYATFLTSFLMRPVGALYFGNNISDKLGRKKAILYGIIGLVITASLQGALPTYAVVGIFAPILIILVRLAEGFFVGGVTAGSHTIGPESVPERHRGWVGGIGFSAAGAAYLIASAWFYMTALLFPGSSYLVWGWRVMFFGGLLPLAVLGFVNYLVPESDAWQKVKERGKTIRSPVRELFSKYRRTFGIALVLTIGWALMYYLTQGLFPTFLSKINGLTKAEIGITMIIASIGMIIGPALGGEISQHIGRKLMSILGAVIVIAISPLYLYLGSLSISSLNNIILVTFLISLLSDFGGGMLMTYLNEAYPTNIRGTGVAFTWNSGFAIGGASPTIISLVLASIGASKFPLVMFYALLIVGVILLISSVISKDTKGNILKEIESAEKGAI from the coding sequence ATGAAACCAGATGATAAATTAACTAGTAAACATGCTAAATGGATTTTGGCTACGTTTCTAGCGTGGACTTTCGATTTGTACGATCTCTTTAGTATCCTACTTGTTACTCCGTACATAGCAGAACTGTTCTTCCCATCAAAGGTGGTGTTTCTTGCAATAGCTGCTACTTATGCGACCTTTTTAACATCATTTCTTATGAGGCCAGTAGGAGCTTTGTATTTCGGAAATAATATTTCGGACAAATTAGGAAGAAAGAAGGCAATACTCTACGGTATAATAGGACTGGTTATTACTGCGAGTCTTCAAGGTGCATTACCAACTTATGCAGTAGTAGGAATTTTTGCTCCAATATTAATAATCCTAGTAAGATTAGCGGAGGGATTCTTTGTTGGAGGCGTAACTGCAGGAAGCCATACTATAGGGCCAGAATCCGTACCAGAAAGACATAGAGGTTGGGTAGGAGGAATAGGTTTCTCTGCTGCTGGAGCGGCATATTTAATCGCTTCAGCGTGGTTTTATATGACTGCTCTGTTATTCCCAGGATCATCCTATTTAGTATGGGGTTGGAGAGTAATGTTTTTTGGTGGGCTTCTACCATTGGCAGTATTAGGTTTCGTTAACTATTTAGTTCCTGAGTCAGATGCTTGGCAGAAAGTTAAGGAGAGAGGAAAAACTATAAGATCACCGGTTAGGGAACTTTTCTCTAAATATAGAAGAACATTCGGTATTGCTTTAGTACTTACTATAGGATGGGCATTAATGTACTATTTAACACAAGGTTTATTTCCAACATTTCTAAGTAAAATTAATGGCTTGACAAAGGCTGAAATAGGAATTACGATGATAATAGCTTCAATTGGTATGATAATAGGACCGGCATTAGGAGGTGAAATTTCTCAGCATATAGGAAGAAAATTAATGTCGATATTAGGAGCAGTAATAGTAATTGCTATTTCCCCTCTATATTTATATTTAGGATCTTTAAGTATAAGTTCTCTGAACAATATAATTTTGGTTACGTTTTTAATATCATTACTAAGCGATTTCGGAGGAGGTATGTTAATGACATATCTAAATGAGGCTTATCCTACTAACATTAGAGGAACCGGTGTTGCGTTTACCTGGAATTCAGGCTTTGCTATAGGAGGAGCGTCTCCAACCATTATAAGCCTCGTCTTAGCGTCTATTGGTGCATCTAAGTTTCCATTAGTTATGTTTTATGCTCTGTTAATTGTAGGGGTAATCCTATTAATATCCTCAGTCATAAGTAAAGATACAAAGGGTAATATTTTAAAGGAAATAGAATCAGCTGAAAAGGGAGCTATATGA